From a single Lentisphaera profundi genomic region:
- a CDS encoding Zn-dependent alcohol dehydrogenase: protein MKIRAAISDSQGGFSIETIDLHPPGLGEVLVKIKASGICHTDYDSMTWDRPLIMGHEGAGIVEQIGEGVSSVKPGDAVMLNWAIPCGTCYTCSDGRQHICEENSMVTGKGGGATTSAYVNDQVIGSSFHLGTMAQATVVKEAAVVKMTSVMPFSSAAIVGCGVMTGYGSAVNAAAVKAGSTCAVIGCGGVGLNVIQGCRISGALKIIAIDLSEDRLQEAKKFGATHVIKADKNDVDFVKVRQQVRALTEGRGADYAFECTAVPALGDAPLALIRNSGMAVQASGIEQKINFDCELFEWDKIYINPLYGQCKPQRDFPRLQELYKQGELLLDELVTCTYTLDELGQAFEDLLAGRNAKGVIIFDDEAPE from the coding sequence ATGAAGATACGGGCAGCAATTAGTGATAGCCAAGGCGGTTTTTCTATTGAAACGATAGATCTACATCCTCCTGGACTAGGCGAAGTTTTGGTTAAAATAAAGGCCTCCGGTATTTGCCATACGGATTACGATTCTATGACATGGGACAGACCATTGATCATGGGTCATGAAGGTGCCGGTATAGTGGAACAAATAGGTGAGGGAGTAAGTTCGGTCAAGCCGGGAGATGCCGTCATGCTCAACTGGGCGATCCCTTGCGGAACATGTTATACCTGCAGTGATGGACGACAGCACATCTGCGAAGAGAACTCCATGGTGACCGGTAAAGGTGGCGGCGCTACGACGTCGGCTTATGTGAATGACCAAGTTATCGGCAGTTCTTTTCATCTCGGGACTATGGCGCAGGCAACGGTGGTCAAGGAAGCCGCCGTGGTCAAGATGACAAGCGTCATGCCATTTTCCTCGGCCGCAATAGTGGGTTGTGGAGTGATGACTGGTTATGGTTCGGCAGTCAATGCCGCCGCTGTAAAAGCAGGCAGTACTTGTGCGGTTATCGGTTGTGGTGGTGTTGGTTTAAATGTCATCCAGGGCTGTCGCATTTCCGGGGCTTTGAAAATCATCGCTATCGATCTCAGTGAAGATCGTCTGCAAGAGGCTAAAAAGTTCGGTGCTACTCATGTTATCAAAGCAGATAAAAACGATGTCGATTTTGTTAAAGTACGTCAACAAGTACGGGCTTTAACAGAAGGGCGCGGGGCCGATTACGCCTTTGAATGCACCGCGGTTCCGGCTCTCGGAGATGCTCCTTTGGCGCTCATTCGCAATAGCGGAATGGCCGTTCAGGCCAGTGGTATAGAACAGAAAATTAACTTTGACTGCGAGCTTTTTGAATGGGACAAAATTTACATCAATCCACTTTATGGTCAGTGTAAACCGCAGCGTGACTTTCCCCGTTTACAGGAACTCTATAAGCAGGGCGAGTTGCTTCTCGACGAATTAGTGACGTGTACTTACACTCTTGACGAATTAGGCCAGGCCTTTGAAGACTTACTGGCCGGGCGCAATGCCAAGGGCGTTATTATTTTTGATGACGAGGCACCTGAATGA
- a CDS encoding type II toxin-antitoxin system HigB family toxin, translating to MRILKRKTLEDFWLKHANAKGPLEAWFAEASKAKWIDTTNIKAKYSSASFIAGNRVVFNIGGNNYRLIVKIAYKPGIVFIRFIGSHAEYDKIDAETI from the coding sequence ATGAGGATACTAAAACGAAAAACCTTGGAAGACTTTTGGTTAAAGCATGCCAATGCCAAAGGACCCTTAGAAGCGTGGTTTGCCGAAGCTAGCAAAGCTAAATGGATAGATACGACAAATATTAAGGCCAAGTATAGCAGTGCATCTTTCATCGCGGGCAATCGGGTAGTTTTTAATATTGGTGGTAATAACTATCGTTTAATCGTGAAGATAGCTTATAAACCGGGAATAGTTTTTATACGCTTTATTGGTAGCCATGCTGAATATGATAAAATTGATGCGGAGACAATCTAA
- a CDS encoding AraC family transcriptional regulator, with protein MLANKEIIVLAAESRLKSLYREDDSFNFNWHFHREFEITLILNGQGSRLIGENMASYQDLDLVFIPPNMAHSWTSDPSKEKQKALVLQFNRDCFGADFFSSVELSSLSDLLSHAWAYPFAAAEKAKVLMFQIHHSQGVQRMIHFLRLLDLLQSSEGSKISLLTNQSQSDSRVQEQFNLIVDRLVNDKDIKVPQLATELAMSESTFRRFFKKHCGHSVIDFYNELRINKACLLLQNKKHDSITFIAEEAGFNNISHFNRQFKKLKGGKPSDYRKGYNP; from the coding sequence ATGCTAGCGAATAAAGAAATCATTGTTCTAGCCGCCGAGAGTCGACTCAAAAGCCTCTATCGCGAAGATGATTCATTTAACTTTAATTGGCATTTTCATAGGGAGTTTGAGATCACTCTGATTCTCAATGGTCAGGGCAGTCGACTCATTGGGGAAAATATGGCTTCCTACCAAGATCTAGATCTAGTTTTTATTCCTCCCAATATGGCTCATAGCTGGACTTCTGATCCTAGTAAAGAAAAACAAAAAGCTCTCGTTCTACAATTTAACCGCGATTGCTTTGGCGCTGATTTCTTTAGCTCCGTGGAACTGAGTTCTTTGAGCGACTTATTGAGTCATGCCTGGGCTTATCCCTTTGCAGCTGCGGAAAAAGCTAAAGTCCTCATGTTCCAAATTCATCATTCTCAAGGAGTCCAACGCATGATTCATTTTTTGCGACTCCTCGATTTGCTCCAGTCAAGTGAAGGCTCAAAAATCAGCTTGCTCACCAATCAATCTCAAAGCGATAGCCGCGTTCAAGAACAATTTAATTTGATTGTCGATCGGCTCGTAAATGACAAAGACATTAAGGTTCCTCAGCTCGCTACTGAGCTGGCGATGAGTGAAAGCACTTTTCGTCGCTTTTTTAAAAAACACTGCGGACATTCAGTGATAGATTTCTACAATGAGCTTCGCATTAATAAGGCTTGCTTGCTCTTACAAAACAAAAAACACGATAGCATCACCTTCATTGCAGAAGAAGCCGGTTTCAACAATATCTCCCACTTCAACCGACAATTCAAAAAACTCAAAGGCGGTAAACCTAGCGACTACCGCAAAGGCTATAATCCATAA
- the aspS gene encoding aspartate--tRNA ligase, producing the protein MHSYRSHSCNDLRKEDAGQKARLSGWIHRVRDMGGIVFIDLRDHYGITQVVVNPQEDFHMDVHHWKLESVITVTGDVVLRDKETFNKKLPTGEVELTAKELKMESLVESMPFNVALEMEMPEAMRLEHRYLDLRTSRMHHNIITRAKIIAGLRQRMTKLGFNEFQTPILTASSPEGARDFLVPSRLNPGKFYALPQAPQQFKQLLMVSGFDKYFQIAPCFRDEDARADRSPGEFYQLDMEMSFATQDDVFKIIEDVIIGTFQDFTQWTTTETEFVRIPYKESMLKYGSDKPDLRNPIIISDISSAFVDSEFTAFASVVKNGGVVRAMKVAGHSGASRKFHDKMIKFAQSVGSKGLGYLIFENGELRSPIAKFLSEETIQSIKDACDVEDGDVVYFVADKEKSACRICAAVRDELGLRLKLLDEKEFKFCWIVDYPMFEYNDDTKKVEFSHNPFSMPQGEMEALETMDPLEILAWQYDLVCNGIELSSGAVRNHRPDIMLKAFGIAGYSAEEVESSFSGMINAFRHGAPPHAGIAPGVDRMVMLILGEPSIREIIAFPLNGSAQDLLMNAPSPVSQDQLKELHLKLNLPKPKPKMQG; encoded by the coding sequence ATGCACAGTTACAGATCTCACTCTTGCAACGACTTGCGTAAGGAAGATGCAGGGCAAAAAGCTCGCCTTTCTGGTTGGATTCACCGCGTTCGCGATATGGGTGGAATTGTTTTTATCGATTTACGCGATCACTACGGAATTACTCAGGTTGTGGTCAACCCTCAAGAAGATTTTCACATGGACGTTCACCACTGGAAGCTTGAATCCGTTATTACTGTAACAGGTGATGTCGTTCTCCGTGATAAAGAAACTTTCAATAAGAAACTCCCTACGGGTGAAGTTGAACTTACGGCGAAAGAATTGAAAATGGAGAGTCTCGTTGAGAGCATGCCTTTCAATGTCGCTCTAGAAATGGAAATGCCTGAGGCGATGCGCCTTGAGCACCGTTACCTCGATTTGCGTACTTCGCGCATGCACCACAACATTATTACTCGTGCAAAAATCATTGCGGGCCTTCGTCAACGCATGACTAAGCTCGGCTTTAATGAGTTCCAAACTCCGATTTTAACCGCTAGTTCACCTGAGGGTGCACGTGACTTCCTCGTACCGTCACGTTTGAATCCAGGTAAATTCTACGCTCTTCCACAAGCACCTCAGCAGTTCAAGCAATTGCTCATGGTTTCTGGCTTTGATAAATATTTCCAAATTGCTCCTTGTTTCCGTGATGAAGATGCACGTGCAGATCGTTCGCCAGGTGAATTCTATCAGCTTGATATGGAAATGTCTTTTGCCACGCAGGATGACGTATTCAAAATTATCGAAGATGTGATCATTGGAACTTTCCAGGACTTCACTCAGTGGACGACGACTGAAACAGAATTCGTCCGTATTCCTTACAAAGAATCAATGCTCAAATATGGTTCTGATAAGCCAGATTTGCGCAATCCGATTATCATTAGTGATATCTCTTCCGCTTTCGTCGATTCAGAATTCACTGCCTTTGCTTCCGTTGTTAAAAACGGTGGAGTTGTTCGTGCCATGAAAGTTGCGGGTCACTCCGGTGCCTCACGTAAGTTCCATGACAAGATGATTAAATTCGCTCAAAGCGTGGGCTCAAAAGGCCTCGGTTACCTCATTTTTGAAAATGGTGAACTTCGCAGCCCGATCGCAAAATTCCTTTCTGAAGAAACTATTCAATCAATCAAAGACGCATGTGACGTCGAAGATGGTGATGTGGTCTACTTTGTTGCGGACAAAGAAAAGAGTGCTTGCCGTATTTGTGCAGCCGTTCGTGATGAGTTGGGCTTACGTTTAAAACTACTCGACGAAAAAGAATTCAAATTCTGTTGGATCGTGGATTACCCCATGTTTGAATACAACGATGATACTAAAAAAGTTGAATTCAGTCACAATCCTTTCTCAATGCCTCAGGGTGAGATGGAAGCCTTGGAAACAATGGATCCACTCGAGATTTTGGCGTGGCAGTATGACCTCGTTTGTAATGGTATTGAACTCTCTTCTGGCGCGGTTCGTAATCACCGTCCTGATATCATGCTCAAAGCTTTTGGAATTGCCGGTTACTCAGCTGAAGAAGTTGAATCTAGCTTCTCTGGAATGATCAATGCTTTCCGTCATGGCGCACCTCCTCACGCAGGTATTGCTCCTGGTGTTGACCGCATGGTTATGCTTATTCTTGGTGAGCCAAGTATTCGCGAAATTATTGCTTTCCCACTGAATGGTTCCGCACAGGATTTATTGATGAATGCTCCTTCTCCAGTATCGCAAGATCAACTGAAAGAGCTTCACCTCAAGCTTAATCTACCTAAGCCTAAGCCAAAAATGCAGGGCTAA
- a CDS encoding integrase repeat-containing protein, with amino-acid sequence MHIRISEDKKLSKLESNGLRPFQNQVYEHRDEKIIVINAMTGAGKSICSQTIALYKLAEEQVKRVIIAVPQKSIGVNFREYPVKAFEHAEKYHVSLDLIDGTDTTSRLKQFFKSGTGICICTHASLVSAQVNVDQFDDCLLVIDEAHHVSASEDLMNHLGISVNNCMSSKGHTVLMTATPFRSDAASIVPSGFDYASSFFSITEFLSSCKHLRGINTEFDLHECDSYLDRINEIDFSRKTAIYIPVTGSYESRDVFDKNSKENHISSVMEKIGIPKGRDEFGFYLLERKGRLLRVADLVNDEGPQQAALDDTRKTGECDIVLSMSKAKEGWDYPCIEQVVIIGARGSLSDTLQMIGRGVRDYEAKETCYVRILAQIADVESEEVREQTARFLKTVYCAQLLEDIMIPAKLFNLKRIPKENGEQENILPAVKEAIEDPAINARIGEAMRNLPTSIQLGNSSEIKEAILNIIRTEQAQFSEDEVAQFERALKLCRHLRSEVIKKDLSLEFAGTINVDDIDFAVIDDVSHVSQAVAVLAKGMGLEGFESLRTSLANDFYETLEEASTAVQKLEIKGRVEYQKAGRYKEDLRLTANPDRVYKNQWDKENWTWEKFLGNEEKVNPYPTLHEALLAVQKLGIRSSTEYINRYKEDPKLPSSPWRCYDGQYRDKFNWNKFLNQTEIYPTLQEAHTAVKKLGIKSSREYIKDKIYKKDTRLPAEPRLKYKSQINGRGTSFLV; translated from the coding sequence ATGCATATTAGAATTTCTGAAGACAAGAAGCTTAGTAAACTTGAATCAAATGGCTTAAGACCATTTCAGAATCAGGTTTACGAACATCGTGATGAGAAAATAATTGTCATCAATGCCATGACTGGCGCCGGTAAATCTATTTGCTCTCAAACGATCGCCTTATACAAGCTTGCTGAAGAACAGGTCAAGAGAGTCATTATCGCTGTTCCACAGAAATCCATAGGTGTGAACTTTCGTGAATACCCTGTCAAAGCCTTTGAGCATGCGGAAAAGTACCATGTATCCCTCGATCTTATTGATGGGACCGACACCACGTCTCGACTCAAACAATTTTTCAAATCGGGTACGGGGATATGTATCTGTACACATGCATCTTTAGTATCAGCACAAGTTAATGTAGATCAGTTTGATGACTGTTTACTCGTTATTGATGAAGCTCACCATGTTTCTGCGTCAGAAGATTTAATGAATCACTTGGGTATATCCGTGAACAACTGTATGTCATCAAAAGGGCATACAGTATTGATGACGGCAACACCTTTTCGTAGTGATGCAGCCTCGATCGTGCCATCAGGCTTCGACTATGCTTCTAGCTTCTTCAGCATCACAGAATTCCTCTCTAGCTGTAAGCACCTTCGTGGAATTAATACAGAATTTGACCTTCATGAATGCGATTCCTATTTGGATCGAATTAATGAAATAGATTTCAGTCGTAAAACGGCGATCTATATACCTGTAACGGGTTCCTATGAATCTCGTGACGTCTTCGATAAGAACTCGAAAGAAAACCATATTAGCTCCGTGATGGAAAAAATCGGAATCCCAAAAGGTAGAGACGAGTTTGGCTTTTATTTACTTGAACGGAAAGGACGCTTACTTAGAGTTGCGGACTTGGTGAATGATGAGGGTCCACAACAGGCTGCATTGGATGATACCAGAAAGACAGGCGAATGTGATATTGTCCTCTCTATGAGTAAAGCGAAAGAAGGCTGGGATTATCCCTGTATTGAACAGGTGGTGATTATCGGTGCTCGTGGAAGTCTTTCTGATACCTTGCAAATGATCGGCCGTGGTGTTCGTGATTATGAAGCTAAAGAAACTTGCTATGTTCGCATTCTCGCTCAAATCGCTGATGTAGAAAGTGAAGAAGTTCGTGAGCAGACTGCTCGTTTTCTGAAGACGGTTTATTGCGCTCAGTTGCTAGAAGACATTATGATTCCAGCAAAGCTTTTTAACTTAAAGCGCATCCCCAAAGAAAATGGTGAACAGGAAAACATTCTCCCTGCAGTCAAAGAAGCAATAGAAGACCCTGCTATTAACGCACGTATCGGCGAAGCCATGAGAAACTTGCCGACCAGTATTCAATTGGGTAATAGCAGTGAAATCAAAGAAGCTATTTTGAATATCATCAGAACTGAACAAGCTCAATTTTCTGAAGATGAAGTAGCTCAGTTTGAACGTGCCTTGAAACTATGTCGCCACCTACGTAGTGAAGTCATAAAGAAAGATCTCAGTCTAGAATTTGCAGGCACGATCAATGTTGATGATATAGACTTTGCTGTTATTGACGATGTTTCTCATGTAAGTCAGGCGGTAGCAGTATTGGCCAAAGGCATGGGGTTAGAAGGCTTTGAGTCTTTAAGAACGTCATTAGCAAATGATTTTTACGAGACTTTAGAAGAGGCTTCAACAGCAGTTCAGAAGTTAGAGATTAAAGGACGAGTTGAATATCAAAAAGCAGGTCGATACAAAGAAGACCTAAGATTAACTGCCAATCCCGATAGAGTATATAAAAATCAATGGGACAAAGAAAATTGGACTTGGGAGAAATTCCTTGGGAACGAAGAGAAAGTAAATCCATACCCCACCCTTCATGAGGCACTATTAGCAGTGCAAAAACTAGGAATAAGGAGCTCTACTGAATATATAAATCGCTATAAAGAAGATCCTAAATTACCATCTTCACCCTGGAGATGTTATGATGGTCAATATAGAGATAAATTCAACTGGAATAAATTCCTTAATCAGACCGAGATATACCCTACATTACAAGAGGCTCATACAGCAGTTAAAAAACTAGGTATTAAATCTTCTAGGGAATATATCAAAGATAAAATTTACAAAAAAGATACTAGATTACCTGCTGAGCCAAGGCTTAAATATAAATCACAGATCAATGGTCGTGGAACAAGTTTCTTGGTATGA
- a CDS encoding ImmA/IrrE family metallo-endopeptidase — protein sequence MKIKLIKTVSEYDQALERIELLMDLDSMSQDQEDELEVLAFLAEAYEEDHFPIDLPDPVEAIKFRMSQEGLKRKDLEPYLGNKSRVSEVMNGKRPLSLTMMRRLHEGLGIPAEVLLQEKNASLPEPVSIEWSKFPINEMHKRAWFKFDGSTRQLRDHAEELMRKMAAGLEDNLLQPILNRQQLRASKDFCSYAMTAWRLKAISEATQTKLLEKYEEGSITDDFRRELAKLSYLDQGPLLAKEFLNKNGIHLIVLAHLPKTHLDGASMFLANCEPLIALTLRYDRLDNFWFTLFHELAHIALHFGGDKESYYFDDLESSTEDIIEKEADAWAAESLIPHEIWRTAGLDHGASKAQIQFFSREMRINPAIPAGRLRREFRDYRIYSDLLGNKMVKKLFTEQEG from the coding sequence ATGAAAATCAAACTGATAAAAACAGTAAGTGAATATGATCAAGCTCTTGAGCGTATTGAGCTTCTGATGGATTTGGATTCAATGTCTCAGGATCAGGAAGATGAACTTGAAGTCTTGGCTTTTCTCGCGGAAGCCTACGAAGAAGATCATTTTCCCATTGATTTACCTGACCCAGTTGAAGCAATCAAATTTCGTATGAGCCAAGAAGGACTCAAAAGGAAAGATCTCGAACCGTACCTAGGCAATAAGAGCCGAGTTTCTGAAGTGATGAATGGCAAGCGCCCTTTAAGCCTGACAATGATGCGTCGCTTGCATGAAGGACTAGGCATACCTGCAGAAGTTCTTTTACAGGAAAAAAATGCCTCGCTTCCAGAACCCGTTAGTATTGAGTGGTCAAAATTTCCGATCAATGAAATGCACAAGAGAGCTTGGTTTAAGTTCGATGGCTCGACTCGCCAGTTGAGGGATCACGCTGAGGAACTCATGCGTAAAATGGCTGCGGGTTTAGAGGATAATTTACTCCAACCTATTTTAAATCGCCAGCAATTAAGAGCCTCCAAAGACTTTTGTTCTTATGCAATGACTGCTTGGCGCTTGAAGGCGATTTCAGAGGCCACACAGACAAAGTTATTGGAGAAATATGAAGAAGGATCCATTACAGATGACTTTCGTCGTGAGTTAGCAAAACTCAGTTATCTAGATCAAGGGCCTTTATTAGCAAAAGAGTTTCTCAATAAAAATGGGATTCATCTTATTGTTTTAGCTCATCTTCCCAAAACACATCTTGATGGTGCCAGTATGTTTTTAGCTAATTGTGAACCATTGATAGCTTTAACTTTACGCTATGATCGCTTGGACAACTTTTGGTTCACCTTGTTTCACGAACTTGCTCATATTGCACTTCATTTCGGGGGAGATAAAGAATCTTACTACTTTGATGATTTGGAGTCTTCTACAGAGGATATTATCGAAAAAGAAGCTGATGCTTGGGCAGCCGAGTCTCTGATCCCTCATGAAATATGGAGAACTGCGGGCTTAGATCATGGTGCGAGTAAAGCTCAAATTCAGTTTTTTTCTCGGGAAATGAGAATTAACCCCGCAATTCCAGCAGGACGCTTACGTCGTGAATTTAGAGATTATCGCATTTACAGTGATTTGCTTGGCAATAAAATGGTTAAAAAACTTTTCACTGAACAAGAAGGCTGA
- a CDS encoding integrase repeat-containing protein — protein sequence MSDFYPTLKEASKATQELRIKSGSQYKRGRYKEDPRLCYSLDSVYKDQYIGEWDWNRFLGLEKRVEPYATLKEASQAAQSINIKSGNEYTKEKRYKEDPYLPSKPMDKYKNQYTGIWDWNRFLGLEKSVEPYATIIEASQAAQRLGIKGISEYTKKHRYREDPRLRYNPDKTYQNEWNEGCWSWKKFLGGDELYATLKEASLAAKNLELNKRGDYQNNGGYKLDPKLTPNPDKIYKNEWVKENWSWEKYLGLEEKSRHYLTLKEASFASVELGIKGRHDYQIKKIYKEDKKLPFNPEKAYQGQYDGKFSWNRFLKNGKNKLYSSIKEASQAVQKLGMMSSTEYVKRYKEDSRLPSNPDKTYCIQWDKENWTWPKFLGKTISNTYGTIKEASISTQRLNIKSGNEYTKEKRYKEDPQLPSNPIKAYKNQYNTKWNWPHFLGIDEKLQAIEGREKITLKEHIKKERNASLVKKIKEKRLAETGKLACDDCAHSFDEQGFDYIEAHHDSKMHSELSPEGELVSEDDFRLLCPNCHVIAHKKMES from the coding sequence ATGAGTGACTTCTACCCTACTTTAAAAGAAGCTAGTAAGGCAACTCAAGAGTTAAGAATTAAAAGCGGCAGTCAATATAAAAGAGGTCGCTATAAAGAGGACCCTAGACTTTGTTACAGCCTCGATAGTGTTTATAAAGATCAATATATAGGGGAGTGGGACTGGAATAGATTTTTGGGGCTAGAAAAAAGAGTAGAGCCATACGCTACCTTAAAAGAAGCTAGTCAGGCTGCGCAGAGTATAAATATAAAGTCTGGTAATGAGTATACTAAAGAGAAGCGATATAAGGAGGACCCTTATCTTCCAAGTAAACCGATGGATAAATATAAAAATCAGTATACAGGTATATGGGACTGGAATAGATTTTTGGGGCTAGAAAAAAGCGTAGAACCCTACGCTACTATAATAGAAGCTAGTCAGGCTGCACAGAGATTAGGAATTAAAGGTATTTCTGAATATACAAAAAAGCACCGTTATAGAGAAGATCCTAGACTAAGATATAACCCTGATAAAACATATCAAAATGAGTGGAATGAAGGGTGCTGGTCTTGGAAGAAATTCCTAGGAGGTGATGAATTATATGCTACGCTGAAGGAAGCTTCTTTAGCAGCGAAAAATCTTGAATTAAATAAACGAGGTGACTATCAAAACAATGGTGGGTACAAATTAGATCCAAAATTAACTCCGAACCCTGATAAAATATATAAAAATGAGTGGGTGAAAGAGAATTGGTCTTGGGAGAAATATCTAGGGTTAGAGGAAAAGAGTAGACACTATTTAACGTTAAAGGAAGCTAGTTTTGCTAGTGTAGAGCTAGGTATTAAAGGTAGGCATGACTACCAAATAAAAAAAATATATAAAGAAGATAAAAAACTTCCTTTCAATCCTGAGAAAGCCTATCAAGGACAATATGATGGTAAATTCAGCTGGAACAGGTTTCTCAAAAATGGGAAAAATAAATTATATTCTTCAATAAAAGAGGCTAGTCAAGCTGTACAGAAGTTAGGAATGATGAGCTCTACTGAATATGTAAAACGATACAAAGAAGACTCAAGGTTACCATCAAATCCAGATAAAACATATTGCATACAGTGGGATAAAGAAAATTGGACATGGCCAAAATTTCTTGGGAAAACAATCTCTAATACTTATGGCACTATAAAAGAAGCTAGTATTAGTACTCAAAGGTTAAATATCAAATCTGGGAATGAGTATACAAAAGAAAAGCGCTATAAAGAAGATCCTCAACTTCCAAGTAATCCGATCAAGGCATATAAAAATCAGTATAACACTAAATGGAATTGGCCACATTTCCTTGGGATAGACGAAAAACTTCAAGCAATTGAGGGGAGAGAAAAGATCACTCTCAAAGAACACATCAAGAAAGAACGCAATGCAAGTTTAGTTAAGAAGATTAAAGAAAAGCGTTTGGCCGAGACGGGCAAATTAGCCTGTGATGATTGTGCTCATTCTTTTGATGAGCAAGGTTTTGATTATATAGAAGCACACCATGATAGTAAGATGCACTCAGAGCTATCCCCTGAAGGTGAATTAGTATCAGAAGATGACTTTCGTTTACTCTGCCCAAACTGTCATGTCATAGCCCACAAAAAAATGGAATCATAA
- the mnmA gene encoding tRNA 2-thiouridine(34) synthase MnmA, translating to MKIAMLLSGGVDSSVALRLLKEQGGHEITAFYLKIWLEDELAFLGECPWEEDMQYVRAVCEELDIPLQVVPLQKEYMERVVSYVLAELKQGRTPSPDILCNERIKFGAFFDAIDESYDKVATGHYAQVRENEEGLFELLRAPDPVKDQTYFLSSLSQAQLSRALFPIGSLLKSRVRELAEEYDLPNKIRKDSQGICFLGKISYPDFVRFHLGEKKGKIVEIETDEKKGEHKGVWFHTIGQRSGLGLSGGPWYVVKKDLATNIVYISHKNGLEDQLRNEVTVNTVHWTSGKLPEKTDLKVKLRHGPQMVDARIMDLGDNRIFIKLAEKDKGIAPGQSCIFYDDLICLGRGVIEK from the coding sequence ATGAAAATTGCAATGCTTCTTTCCGGCGGAGTCGATAGCTCCGTGGCACTTCGCCTCCTCAAAGAGCAAGGCGGCCACGAGATCACGGCTTTCTACCTCAAGATTTGGCTTGAAGATGAACTCGCTTTTCTGGGTGAATGCCCTTGGGAAGAAGACATGCAATACGTGCGTGCCGTTTGCGAGGAACTCGATATTCCTCTGCAAGTGGTGCCACTTCAGAAAGAATACATGGAGCGCGTGGTTTCCTATGTTTTGGCCGAGCTGAAGCAGGGCAGAACCCCGAGTCCAGATATTCTTTGCAATGAACGCATAAAATTTGGCGCCTTTTTTGATGCCATTGATGAATCCTACGACAAAGTCGCTACGGGTCACTATGCGCAAGTTCGCGAGAATGAAGAAGGTCTTTTTGAGCTACTTCGTGCTCCCGATCCAGTCAAAGATCAAACTTACTTTTTATCCTCACTCAGTCAGGCTCAGCTCTCTCGTGCGCTTTTCCCCATTGGTTCTTTATTGAAGAGTCGCGTACGTGAATTAGCCGAAGAATATGACCTCCCCAATAAAATCCGTAAGGACTCACAGGGGATTTGTTTCCTCGGTAAAATTTCTTATCCCGATTTTGTTCGTTTCCACTTGGGTGAAAAGAAGGGCAAGATCGTTGAAATCGAGACTGATGAAAAGAAGGGTGAACACAAAGGCGTATGGTTTCATACCATTGGTCAACGCTCAGGCCTTGGCCTCTCAGGCGGTCCTTGGTATGTGGTTAAAAAAGATTTGGCTACTAATATCGTTTATATTTCTCACAAAAATGGTCTCGAGGATCAGCTGCGTAATGAAGTGACTGTGAATACTGTTCACTGGACTTCCGGTAAACTCCCTGAAAAGACCGATCTCAAAGTTAAATTGCGTCATGGCCCACAAATGGTCGATGCCCGCATTATGGATCTCGGCGATAATCGCATTTTCATTAAGCTCGCAGAAAAAGATAAGGGCATTGCCCCAGGTCAATCCTGTATCTTTTACGACGATCTCATCTGCCTCGGCCGCGGAGTCATCGAAAAGTAG